A section of the Rossellomorea marisflavi genome encodes:
- the sda gene encoding sporulation histidine kinase inhibitor Sda, whose amino-acid sequence MQSLTLLTEEQLTNAHRMAQKEGLEEEFIEMLEVELLRRRESEM is encoded by the coding sequence ATGCAATCACTAACATTACTTACTGAAGAGCAATTAACCAATGCCCACCGAATGGCACAAAAAGAAGGACTGGAAGAAGAATTCATCGAGATGCTGGAAGTGGAGCTATTGAGAAGAAGAGAGAGTGAAATGTAA
- a CDS encoding YjiH family protein, translating into MNPQQRFTLGQQLRFIIPSLLGILLFIVPLPVDGEVTIPIAVLSNALLDAIGPVIPYVMTILIALTIIGTFITKAFKPAIIMDSPFFKTLFNVTPVWFVIRIVGGIYAVMTLFQLGPEWIWSENTGGLLLSPDGLISILFCVFLFAGLLLPLLLNFGLLEFFGSILTKVMRPIFNLPGRSSIDCLASWLGDGTIGVLLTSKQYEEGFYTKREAAVIGTTFSVVSITFCLVVISTVNLSEFFFPFYLTVTFSGLVAAIILPRIPPLSLKPDTYFNDQEGKDTAETIPEGYTRAGYGYEQAVLQAKKNNSVSKFITDGMKNVLDMWMGVAPIVMAIGTTALIVAENTKFFEWIGIPFIPVLDLLQIPEAAEASKTILVGFADMFLPTIFGAGIESDMTRFIIACLSVTQLIYLSEVGGLLLGSKIPVSFWDLVVIFLQRTILTLLIIVGIAHLLF; encoded by the coding sequence ATGAATCCGCAACAACGATTTACACTCGGACAACAGTTACGTTTTATCATTCCCTCCTTGCTGGGAATTTTATTATTTATAGTTCCTTTACCGGTCGATGGTGAAGTGACGATCCCGATCGCCGTCCTATCGAATGCACTTCTCGATGCAATCGGTCCAGTGATTCCCTATGTCATGACGATCCTCATCGCCTTGACGATCATCGGGACGTTCATCACCAAGGCTTTCAAACCGGCGATCATCATGGACTCACCGTTTTTCAAAACGCTGTTCAATGTGACGCCCGTCTGGTTCGTGATCAGGATCGTCGGCGGTATCTATGCTGTCATGACCCTTTTCCAGTTAGGGCCGGAGTGGATATGGTCAGAAAACACAGGGGGGCTGCTCCTGAGCCCGGATGGGCTGATTTCCATCCTGTTCTGCGTCTTTTTATTCGCCGGACTCCTTCTACCATTACTCTTGAATTTTGGTCTTCTTGAGTTTTTCGGCTCCATCCTGACGAAGGTCATGAGGCCGATCTTCAATCTGCCTGGCCGCTCCTCCATCGACTGTCTGGCTTCATGGCTTGGCGACGGGACCATCGGGGTCCTGCTGACCAGCAAGCAGTACGAGGAGGGCTTTTATACGAAGCGGGAAGCAGCTGTCATCGGGACGACGTTTTCCGTAGTATCCATCACCTTCTGTCTCGTCGTCATTTCGACGGTCAACCTGAGTGAATTCTTCTTCCCATTCTACCTTACGGTGACGTTCTCCGGACTCGTCGCGGCAATCATCCTGCCGCGTATCCCTCCTTTGTCCCTCAAGCCTGATACGTATTTCAACGATCAGGAAGGGAAGGATACAGCAGAGACCATTCCTGAGGGCTATACCCGTGCAGGCTATGGCTATGAGCAGGCTGTCCTACAGGCAAAGAAGAACAACAGTGTGTCAAAATTCATCACAGATGGCATGAAGAATGTATTGGATATGTGGATGGGCGTAGCCCCGATCGTCATGGCCATCGGAACGACGGCACTCATCGTTGCGGAGAACACAAAGTTCTTCGAATGGATCGGTATCCCCTTCATCCCGGTACTCGATCTCCTTCAGATCCCTGAAGCAGCAGAGGCTTCGAAGACGATCCTGGTCGGATTTGCGGATATGTTCCTTCCTACGATTTTCGGTGCGGGCATCGAGAGCGATATGACCCGATTCATCATCGCCTGCCTTTCCGTCACACAGCTGATCTACCTATCAGAAGTCGGCGGACTCCTCCTCGGATCGAAAATCCCTGTTTCCTTCTGGGATCTTGTGGTCATCTTCCTTCAACGGACGATTTTGACTCTACTCATCATTGTCGGAATTGCCCACCTGTTATTCTGA
- the pgmB gene encoding beta-phosphoglucomutase, with product MKMIEAVIFDMDGVLTDTMPLYYEATRDTLLPFGIDYTWEQNDRLKGISRRETIRTVWEEAGRKIEEDLEIRLAEERNRHYLQLMDSLTPDQVLPGMESFLKELRENGIRMAVASSSRNAPEVLKKTGLSWAFEYIIDPLSLTRGKPDPEIFLKAREVLGVEERKCVGIEDGEAGLRGLLETGMFTVGVGSDPFMSNADWSIASTGDLTLEALQEQYHKWCVT from the coding sequence ATGAAGATGATCGAAGCAGTCATTTTCGATATGGACGGGGTCCTGACGGATACAATGCCCCTTTATTACGAAGCAACCAGGGATACCCTTCTTCCATTCGGTATCGACTATACATGGGAGCAGAATGATCGACTGAAGGGTATCAGCAGGCGGGAGACCATCCGAACCGTGTGGGAGGAAGCGGGAAGGAAGATTGAAGAGGACTTGGAAATCCGACTCGCGGAGGAGAGGAATCGACACTACCTGCAACTGATGGACAGCCTGACGCCTGATCAAGTCCTCCCTGGTATGGAATCATTCCTGAAGGAACTAAGGGAGAATGGAATACGGATGGCTGTTGCCTCTTCCAGCCGGAACGCACCGGAGGTACTGAAGAAAACCGGTCTTTCTTGGGCATTTGAATACATCATCGATCCACTTTCCCTTACCAGGGGGAAGCCCGATCCCGAGATTTTCCTGAAGGCGCGGGAGGTGCTGGGAGTCGAAGAAAGGAAGTGTGTCGGGATCGAGGACGGGGAAGCTGGATTAAGAGGCCTTCTTGAGACAGGGATGTTCACGGTAGGGGTCGGAAGCGATCCCTTCATGAGCAATGCAGACTGGTCGATTGCTTCCACTGGGGACCTGACACTGGAGGCACTGCAGGAACAATATCACAAATGGTGCGTGACGTAA
- a CDS encoding ATP-binding protein, whose translation MRSHDISYIIMRLVLTAVLFLSAMIMVFVLEGVALMVAIPTVACISIGLLYQSIKKALTFSSAHETLLEEENQLSTLLHSLPDFISFKDGEGRWMKVNQFGRELYNLEGIDYIGKTDKELGELVPFFKDAFDFCIESDERAWGEEGTRCEESFVLPSGEQKTFDVIKVPLFYSTGGRKGLVIIGRDITQQKVAEEMLLRNEKLSVVGELAAGIAHEIRNPLTSIKGFIQLLEENEHVSDRYLTIMSAEMDRINQIVGELLILSKPHLRESRPFDIREVLDYVGKVMGHEALMKGINLKVDLPQEPIEIIGDRNQCIQVVINITKNAIEAMEEGLISIKAHCLEEEILITIQDQGAGIPADRLERLGEPFFTLKEKGMGLGLTISQKIIEGHKGSLKIESELGEGTRVTIGFPIHARLPSAP comes from the coding sequence GTGCGCTCACATGACATATCTTATATCATTATGCGACTGGTCCTGACAGCGGTGCTGTTCCTCTCCGCTATGATCATGGTGTTTGTTCTTGAGGGAGTGGCCCTTATGGTGGCTATTCCCACAGTTGCGTGCATCAGTATTGGTTTACTCTATCAGTCCATCAAGAAAGCCCTTACGTTTTCTTCTGCCCACGAAACCCTTCTGGAGGAAGAGAACCAGCTTTCCACTCTCCTCCACTCCCTGCCCGATTTTATATCGTTCAAGGATGGGGAAGGAAGATGGATGAAAGTCAACCAGTTTGGGAGGGAGCTTTACAATCTGGAAGGCATCGATTATATCGGAAAGACCGACAAGGAGCTGGGAGAGCTTGTTCCTTTCTTCAAGGACGCCTTCGATTTCTGTATCGAATCGGATGAAAGGGCGTGGGGTGAAGAAGGGACCCGCTGCGAAGAGAGCTTTGTTCTGCCTTCCGGTGAGCAAAAAACCTTCGATGTCATCAAGGTCCCGCTCTTTTATTCAACTGGAGGAAGAAAGGGTCTGGTCATCATCGGCCGGGATATTACCCAGCAAAAGGTAGCTGAAGAAATGCTTCTTCGAAATGAAAAGCTGTCTGTCGTGGGAGAGCTTGCCGCAGGCATCGCCCATGAGATCCGAAACCCCCTGACCAGCATCAAGGGATTCATCCAGCTGTTGGAGGAGAACGAACATGTCTCAGACCGGTACTTAACCATCATGAGTGCCGAGATGGACCGCATCAATCAGATCGTCGGAGAGCTACTCATTTTGTCGAAGCCACATCTGAGGGAATCACGTCCGTTCGATATAAGGGAAGTTTTGGACTACGTCGGCAAAGTAATGGGACATGAGGCACTTATGAAAGGGATCAATCTGAAAGTGGACCTGCCCCAGGAGCCGATTGAGATCATCGGGGACAGGAACCAATGCATACAGGTCGTGATCAACATCACGAAGAATGCCATCGAGGCCATGGAAGAGGGCCTCATCAGCATCAAAGCCCACTGCTTGGAAGAAGAAATATTGATCACCATACAAGATCAGGGAGCGGGCATTCCTGCAGACAGGCTGGAACGACTGGGAGAACCGTTTTTCACCCTCAAGGAAAAAGGTATGGGCCTCGGACTCACCATCAGTCAGAAAATTATCGAAGGTCATAAAGGAAGTTTAAAGATCGAATCAGAATTGGGGGAAGGGACCCGTGTCACGATCGGGTTCCCCATCCATGCACGCCTGCCGTCAGCACCATGA
- a CDS encoding L-threonine 3-dehydrogenase, which yields MKKILVTGALGQIGSELTTRLREVYGAENVLATDIRETDSPVVTGGPFAQLDVTDEKRMFELAKTNKVDTIIHLAALLSATAEAKPLLAWNLNMGGLVNALETAREFDCQFFTPSSIGAFGPSTPKKATPQDTIMRPTTMYGVNKVSGELLSDYYFTKFGVDTRGLRFPGLISYETLPGGGTTDYAVEIYYEAIKQNRYTSYIGEGTFMDMMYMPDALDAIINLMEADGSKLIHRNSFNVSAMSAAPEHFEKAIQVHRPDFKIDYQVDPVRQAIAESWPDAIDSSAAVEEWGFSCSYDLSKMTADMLHKLKAEKRI from the coding sequence ATGAAAAAGATTCTTGTCACCGGTGCGTTGGGACAGATTGGATCGGAACTGACGACGCGTCTCCGCGAGGTTTACGGCGCGGAAAACGTATTGGCAACAGACATCAGGGAAACCGACAGTCCTGTCGTGACCGGAGGACCCTTCGCCCAGCTGGATGTAACCGATGAAAAGCGCATGTTCGAGCTAGCCAAGACGAACAAGGTCGATACCATCATCCATCTTGCCGCTCTATTGTCGGCTACAGCTGAAGCTAAGCCGCTGCTTGCATGGAACTTGAATATGGGAGGACTCGTCAATGCCCTCGAAACGGCCAGGGAATTCGATTGTCAATTCTTCACCCCAAGTTCGATCGGAGCATTCGGTCCAAGTACCCCTAAAAAGGCGACACCGCAGGATACCATCATGCGACCGACGACGATGTACGGCGTGAATAAAGTGTCCGGTGAATTATTGTCGGATTATTATTTCACGAAATTCGGTGTGGACACCAGGGGTCTGCGGTTCCCTGGATTGATTTCATACGAAACGCTTCCAGGTGGGGGAACAACGGATTATGCAGTAGAAATTTACTATGAAGCCATCAAGCAGAATCGTTATACTTCCTATATCGGTGAGGGCACCTTCATGGATATGATGTATATGCCGGACGCCCTAGATGCCATCATCAATTTGATGGAGGCGGATGGATCGAAGCTCATCCACCGCAATTCTTTCAATGTGAGTGCCATGAGTGCAGCGCCTGAGCATTTTGAGAAAGCGATACAGGTTCACCGGCCTGACTTCAAGATTGACTATCAGGTCGATCCCGTCAGGCAGGCCATTGCCGAAAGCTGGCCGGATGCCATCGATTCTTCTGCTGCAGTGGAAGAGTGGGGATTCAGCTGTTCGTACGACCTCTCGAAGATGACAGCCGATATGCTCCATAAGCTAAAGGCCGAAAAAAGAATATAA
- a CDS encoding glycine C-acetyltransferase: MTSKTLDHFLQDNLQDLKSKGLYNEIDPLEGANGPVITIKGKELVNLSSNNYLGLATDERLKKVAIEAVKEYGVGAGAVRTINGTLDLHVKLEEKLAEFKGTEAAIAYQSGFNCNMAAISAVMDKHDAILSDELNHASIIDGCRLSRAKIIRFNHSDMEDLRAKAKEAKESGLYAKIMIITDGVFSMDGDVCKLPEIVEIAEEFDIMTYVDDAHGSGVLGKGAGTVKHFGLSHKVDFQMGTLSKAIGVVGGYVAGTQNLIDWLKVRSRPFLFSTSLTPADVTACTEALDLLMTSTELQDKMWENSTYLKEKLSGLGFDIGKSETPITPVIIGDEQDTQNFSKRLYEEGVYAKSIVFPTVPRGTGRVRNMPSAAHTKEMLDQAVEAYEKVGKELGIL, encoded by the coding sequence ATGACAAGTAAAACCCTGGACCATTTCTTACAGGACAATCTGCAGGATCTAAAATCAAAAGGTCTCTATAATGAAATCGATCCGTTGGAAGGGGCAAACGGACCCGTCATTACGATTAAAGGCAAGGAGCTTGTGAATCTCTCTTCCAATAATTATCTAGGACTTGCAACAGATGAGCGCTTGAAAAAGGTGGCCATCGAAGCGGTGAAAGAATATGGTGTCGGAGCAGGTGCTGTCCGGACAATCAACGGAACACTTGACCTTCACGTGAAACTGGAAGAAAAGCTTGCTGAATTCAAGGGAACCGAAGCGGCCATCGCGTATCAATCGGGCTTCAATTGCAATATGGCAGCCATTTCTGCGGTCATGGATAAACATGATGCCATTCTTTCCGATGAATTGAACCATGCGTCCATCATCGACGGATGCCGTCTGTCCCGTGCCAAGATCATCCGATTCAACCACTCGGATATGGAAGATTTGCGCGCAAAGGCGAAGGAAGCCAAAGAATCAGGTCTTTACGCGAAAATCATGATCATCACAGATGGGGTCTTCTCTATGGATGGAGACGTATGCAAGCTACCTGAAATCGTCGAAATCGCAGAGGAATTCGATATCATGACCTATGTGGATGATGCCCATGGTTCCGGTGTTCTTGGTAAAGGTGCCGGTACGGTGAAGCATTTCGGTCTCTCTCATAAAGTCGATTTCCAAATGGGTACGCTGTCTAAAGCCATCGGGGTAGTAGGTGGCTATGTGGCGGGTACTCAAAATCTGATCGACTGGTTGAAGGTGCGATCCCGCCCGTTCCTATTCTCCACTTCCCTGACACCTGCGGATGTGACAGCGTGTACGGAAGCGCTGGACTTGTTGATGACTAGCACGGAACTGCAGGATAAAATGTGGGAAAACAGTACCTATCTCAAGGAAAAACTTTCAGGGCTTGGCTTTGATATCGGGAAATCTGAAACGCCGATCACTCCTGTGATCATCGGTGATGAGCAGGATACTCAGAATTTCAGTAAACGCCTGTATGAAGAAGGGGTTTATGCGAAATCCATCGTATTCCCTACTGTGCCACGCGGGACGGGCCGGGTACGGAATATGCCATCGGCAGCCCATACGAAAGAGATGCTTGATCAAGCGGTAGAAGCGTATGAAAAAGTAGGAAAAGAGCTGGGGATCCTTTAA
- a CDS encoding peptidase M6, which produces MYLKTKLFSILSTGALALGLLAPFSQEVSAESAPTKANWDTERYGDRIDIDGHLESLSENENFLNKAEGKLKKQVKEFKFDQKGEVKAQSNKQTNEFTYDGGTKVFLDRDLEFKQFTLRSVGDNVEIWVANDLSFPEGDPRPPHVVTQEQVDKLKDEFDSNIYPTATDFFGMPDELDGSNATVPGMVGLPNNYYEGSDKVIMLVDNIKDDGYYDPSYPFFVAGFFWQTLENYMDRNIITIDTNSWETRLENTFFGTTIHELQHLIHADNDPAEETWLNEGMSTFSEFLGGYGSNEGSVNFYLDHPENSLVNWDEHRSAATGPETIADYGQVYLFTLYMYDKYGQEFIRDLATDEKHGIESVDHMLKEYGAKEDFTTLYQHFITALAIDDGSGSKYDFDSIDLRDLPVDSKGTKRGKTVDYEKALEYEKEGVPAWGGDFKELDFKGKVDTINFDGVDFLPVKWQSVDDPKGSGNKVLWANEGDELDSAIVLEADLSKVDKATLSFDNFIDIEEAWDYAMVQVSKDNGKTWTSLENENTRSDVDGQGYPKIKDNVPGFTGHYEDWQKETFDLSQYAGKDILISFRYLTDWGYNDSGWFINNIEIPEIGFQQDGSNLDVFKSKAEILGEYVEYTVTFINERQVGNKKNPKTKYKVIQVDPFNVTETNALKLRQLFKDGSNYMITSYAAPPHDKNPVDFTYEVKLKDKKKPKKKH; this is translated from the coding sequence ATGTATTTGAAAACTAAATTGTTTTCCATTCTTTCGACCGGTGCTTTGGCACTGGGGCTGTTGGCACCATTCTCACAGGAGGTCTCGGCTGAGTCCGCTCCGACAAAGGCCAACTGGGACACCGAGCGATACGGTGATCGCATTGATATCGATGGTCATCTTGAGTCACTGTCTGAAAATGAAAACTTCCTGAATAAGGCTGAAGGAAAGCTGAAAAAACAGGTGAAAGAGTTCAAGTTTGATCAAAAAGGAGAAGTAAAGGCTCAAAGCAATAAACAGACGAATGAATTTACATACGACGGTGGGACAAAAGTATTCCTTGATCGGGATCTGGAATTTAAACAATTCACCCTGAGAAGTGTGGGAGACAACGTGGAGATCTGGGTGGCGAATGATCTTTCCTTCCCTGAAGGAGATCCACGACCTCCTCATGTGGTCACTCAGGAGCAGGTAGATAAGCTGAAGGATGAATTCGATTCGAACATCTATCCGACTGCAACGGATTTCTTCGGCATGCCGGATGAGTTGGATGGATCGAATGCAACCGTCCCAGGAATGGTAGGACTGCCGAATAACTATTACGAGGGCAGCGACAAGGTAATCATGCTCGTCGACAACATCAAGGATGACGGCTACTACGACCCTAGCTATCCGTTCTTCGTGGCAGGATTCTTCTGGCAGACCCTTGAAAACTATATGGACCGGAACATCATCACGATTGATACGAACAGCTGGGAAACCAGGCTCGAGAATACGTTCTTCGGTACGACCATCCATGAGCTTCAGCATTTGATCCATGCCGATAATGACCCGGCTGAAGAGACATGGCTGAATGAAGGGATGTCCACATTCTCCGAATTCCTTGGCGGGTACGGATCCAATGAGGGTTCTGTGAACTTCTATCTTGATCACCCAGAAAACTCCCTGGTGAACTGGGATGAACACCGCAGTGCGGCAACAGGACCGGAAACGATCGCGGACTATGGTCAGGTCTATCTCTTCACCCTCTATATGTACGATAAGTATGGACAGGAATTCATCAGGGATCTTGCCACTGACGAAAAGCATGGAATCGAGAGTGTCGATCACATGCTGAAAGAATATGGAGCGAAGGAAGACTTCACCACACTCTATCAACACTTCATCACGGCCCTCGCTATTGATGATGGATCTGGTAGCAAGTATGATTTCGACAGCATCGATTTGAGGGATCTTCCGGTCGACAGTAAAGGTACGAAGCGAGGCAAGACCGTCGATTATGAGAAAGCACTCGAGTATGAAAAAGAAGGAGTCCCTGCATGGGGAGGGGACTTCAAGGAGCTTGATTTTAAAGGGAAGGTCGACACGATCAATTTTGATGGAGTAGATTTCTTACCGGTCAAATGGCAAAGCGTTGATGATCCCAAAGGATCGGGCAACAAAGTCCTATGGGCCAATGAAGGCGACGAACTGGACAGTGCCATCGTATTAGAAGCAGATCTGTCAAAGGTGGACAAAGCTACCCTTTCCTTCGACAATTTCATCGATATTGAAGAAGCATGGGATTACGCCATGGTCCAAGTTTCTAAGGATAATGGGAAGACCTGGACATCCCTTGAAAATGAAAATACCCGTTCGGATGTGGACGGACAGGGATATCCTAAGATTAAAGATAATGTCCCGGGCTTCACTGGTCACTATGAAGACTGGCAAAAAGAAACATTTGATTTGAGCCAATACGCCGGCAAGGACATCCTGATCTCCTTCCGCTATCTGACGGACTGGGGTTACAATGACTCAGGCTGGTTCATTAATAATATCGAGATCCCGGAAATCGGCTTCCAGCAGGACGGATCCAATCTGGACGTATTTAAATCGAAAGCGGAAATCCTTGGAGAGTACGTGGAATATACGGTCACATTCATTAATGAGAGACAGGTAGGCAACAAAAAGAACCCGAAAACCAAGTATAAAGTCATTCAGGTCGACCCGTTCAATGTGACGGAAACCAATGCCTTGAAGCTTCGACAACTCTTCAAGGATGGAAGTAACTATATGATTACTTCCTATGCAGCTCCGCCACACGATAAAAACCCGGTCGATTTCACGTATGAAGTCAAACTGAAGGATAAGAAAAAACCGAAGAAAAAGCATTGA
- a CDS encoding MalY/PatB family protein — MNWNDCIERTNTHSVKWSYPQEDVIPMCIADMDFQVSPAIVEALQKKAAHGIYGYTTFSDRYFNSIIDWWDKQYGIKIQKEWISFSPGIIPGINVLLSVLTEPGDAVILQDPVYYPFYSTIEAHGCTIMKNTLLYENGRYEMDFDDLEEKARSSKAKVLILCSPHNPVGRVWTKEELERVAAIAKEHDLWIISDEMHGDLVFQGHRHLPFIQSDPSVRDRTIVCSAPSKTFNIAGLQTSILMITNKELQQRYQEKLTSFGLMRPNVFGIEGTIAAYEEGTPWLEELRMVLEDNKQYVLNYIKEYMPELQAIQPEATHLIWIDCQKLGMSGEELCTFFLEKARVKFDEGFKFGETGSSFIRMNIACPKERIDMALRRMNEALLEHRIGKQS, encoded by the coding sequence ATGAACTGGAATGATTGCATCGAGAGAACGAATACCCACTCGGTTAAATGGTCGTATCCTCAGGAGGATGTCATACCGATGTGCATAGCGGATATGGATTTTCAGGTTTCCCCTGCCATCGTGGAGGCGCTGCAAAAGAAAGCTGCTCATGGAATTTATGGCTATACCACCTTCAGTGACCGGTACTTCAACTCGATTATCGACTGGTGGGACAAGCAGTATGGCATCAAGATCCAGAAGGAATGGATTTCATTCAGTCCTGGTATCATTCCGGGCATCAACGTCCTTCTCTCGGTCCTTACAGAGCCAGGGGATGCCGTCATCCTGCAGGATCCCGTGTACTATCCGTTCTACAGCACGATTGAGGCACATGGATGCACGATTATGAAGAATACGCTTCTCTATGAAAATGGTCGCTATGAGATGGACTTTGATGACTTGGAGGAAAAAGCGCGTTCCTCAAAAGCAAAGGTTTTGATCCTCTGCAGTCCCCATAATCCTGTTGGCAGGGTGTGGACAAAAGAAGAGCTGGAGCGGGTGGCGGCGATTGCGAAAGAACATGATCTTTGGATTATTTCAGATGAAATGCATGGCGACCTCGTGTTCCAGGGACATCGGCATCTTCCTTTTATCCAGTCAGATCCTTCCGTGAGGGACCGTACTATCGTCTGCTCGGCCCCGAGCAAAACGTTTAACATTGCCGGGCTTCAGACGTCCATTCTCATGATTACGAATAAGGAGTTACAACAGCGTTATCAAGAGAAGCTCACATCCTTCGGGCTGATGCGTCCCAATGTATTCGGGATCGAAGGGACGATCGCTGCTTATGAGGAAGGGACTCCATGGCTTGAAGAACTCCGGATGGTATTGGAGGATAACAAGCAGTATGTATTGAATTACATCAAGGAATACATGCCTGAACTTCAGGCGATTCAGCCGGAAGCCACCCACCTGATCTGGATCGACTGTCAGAAACTCGGAATGAGCGGAGAAGAGCTTTGTACCTTCTTCCTGGAGAAGGCTCGAGTGAAATTCGATGAAGGATTCAAATTCGGAGAGACCGGCAGTTCGTTCATCCGAATGAACATTGCCTGTCCCAAGGAGCGCATCGACATGGCGTTGCGGCGCATGAATGAAGCTTTGCTTGAGCATAGAATAGGAAAACAGTCTTAA
- a CDS encoding DNA alkylation repair protein produces MRELVTNCAACGGNIYCENGFYKGDEELRLCLECSNNVRTYTEALLQRFKEMGTEENRESMEAYMRNQFSFYGIRTPERNAALKDFVKQYGDPPLEELPSVTKLLWDEPERECQYAALYLLSRQVKKLTLDHLPLLEGLIVKKSWWDTIDGIAPNLAGLIFLKHGDGGYPERWITSDNIWLNRSAILYQLKYKDKTEEDRLFGYIRKKQDSKEFFIQKAIGWALREYSKTNPTAVEDFIENEDLAPLSEREGMKHIHKIRG; encoded by the coding sequence GTGAGGGAGCTTGTGACAAACTGTGCAGCATGCGGTGGCAACATTTATTGTGAAAACGGCTTTTATAAAGGTGATGAGGAGCTCAGATTATGTCTGGAGTGTTCTAACAATGTGAGAACATATACCGAAGCCCTCCTCCAGCGCTTCAAAGAGATGGGAACGGAAGAAAATCGTGAATCGATGGAAGCGTATATGCGGAATCAGTTTTCGTTCTATGGCATCAGGACGCCCGAGCGCAATGCTGCTCTCAAGGACTTTGTCAAACAGTATGGTGATCCTCCTCTGGAAGAGCTGCCTTCTGTCACGAAATTGCTTTGGGATGAACCGGAGCGGGAGTGTCAGTATGCCGCTCTCTACCTCCTTTCCAGGCAGGTCAAGAAGCTGACCCTTGACCATCTTCCGCTCCTTGAAGGGCTCATCGTCAAAAAGTCTTGGTGGGATACGATTGATGGCATTGCCCCGAACCTTGCAGGACTGATTTTCCTAAAACATGGAGATGGAGGATATCCTGAACGGTGGATCACATCAGATAATATATGGCTGAACCGGTCGGCAATCCTTTATCAGTTGAAATATAAGGATAAGACCGAAGAGGACCGACTATTCGGCTATATCAGGAAAAAACAAGATTCCAAGGAATTCTTCATCCAAAAAGCGATCGGCTGGGCTCTCCGGGAGTACTCGAAGACAAACCCGACGGCGGTGGAGGATTTTATAGAAAACGAAGATCTCGCACCGCTCAGTGAGCGCGAAGGGATGAAACATATTCACAAAATCAGGGGGTAA
- a CDS encoding YczE/YyaS/YitT family protein codes for MKRERMTRWGFFFVGLIIMAFGITLTIKGKDLGIGPWDVLHYGLFLNAGLSIGAWSIIAGIVILSFTGIMTKSIPKLGAFINMLLVGIFIDIFNFLLPDPSSLWIQAGVLCIGIIIMGIGIGIYVAAGLGAGPRDSLMLLIVDKTGWRVQWVRNGMELVVLIAGWLLGGPVGIGTIVIALGVGQVVGMSLPMSRNWVEATIARQREDAPLAG; via the coding sequence ATGAAAAGGGAACGGATGACCCGTTGGGGATTTTTCTTTGTCGGGTTGATCATCATGGCGTTCGGTATTACGTTGACCATTAAAGGGAAGGATCTTGGCATCGGTCCATGGGACGTCCTTCATTATGGGCTCTTCCTGAATGCAGGATTGAGCATTGGGGCCTGGTCGATCATTGCGGGTATCGTCATCCTCTCCTTCACCGGGATCATGACAAAGTCAATCCCGAAGCTGGGTGCATTCATCAATATGCTCCTTGTGGGGATTTTTATAGACATCTTCAACTTTCTTCTTCCTGACCCTTCGTCTTTATGGATACAGGCAGGTGTACTATGTATCGGGATCATCATCATGGGTATCGGGATCGGCATTTATGTAGCTGCCGGACTTGGGGCTGGCCCAAGGGACAGCCTTATGCTCTTAATCGTGGATAAGACCGGCTGGCGCGTCCAGTGGGTGAGGAACGGCATGGAACTGGTCGTATTGATTGCAGGATGGCTGCTTGGCGGCCCCGTCGGGATCGGAACGATTGTGATCGCCCTGGGTGTCGGACAGGTGGTTGGAATGTCCTTGCCTATGAGCAGGAATTGGGTAGAGGCAACGATTGCACGTCAGCGAGAGGATGCACCTCTTGCAGGGTAG